The window GCGAAGAAAAGCCATGCGTTGAGATGCGCGCGCTCGGCCGGCGTCTTGGGGCCCATTTCCTTCTCGGGGTGGTTGTCCGCGAGATAGGCGCAGATCGCAGCCGAATCCGTGACGACGATATCGCCATGAACAAGCGCCGGGCCCTTGCCTCCCGGGCTGTACCGCAGCATCTCCTCGGTGTGCTGCTTCGCCTTCACGATCTGATAGGGCTGGCCGAGTTCCTCCAGCATCCAGGTAACGCGCGTCAGACGCGATCCCGGCGCTCCTACGGCTTGGTACATTCTGCGTTTGTCTCCGTTTCGGACCATGGAAGATTAGGTGACGCGGATGACCGCACCAAGAGCGAATTGTCAGCCGATGGTTTCGAACAGCCGCAAAATCCATGAAACCTGATAAGCGAGTATCGCCACGACGATGACGACATGAAGCCGATGGTTGCGGCTCAGGGCCGCTGCCACGCAGAGCGCGACGAGAATCGGCGTTCGAATGAAATACTCGGTTCCGAAGCGCGCAAAATGGTCCTCGCCCTTGATCAGCGTATCGACCACATCGAACAGGTAGGTCGCGGCCAGAAGACTGAAGAACGAGCGTCGCCGCGCAAGGAAGAAATCCTCATAGCCTGAATAGTCGGCCATGGAATCGGGAAAGAGGAAAGCGCAGAGCAGGAAAAGCAATACCGCATAGGCGATGACGAAGAGGTACTTCTCGAAGGTCCAGTCCGTGATTTGGTAGAGCCCGAACTGCCACCACCAGAAGTGCACCAGCGTCAGCATGACCGAGCCGACCCACGCAAGATGGACGGGGTAGATCGGCACCTGCCCGGGATGCTGAAGTATCCGCGCCACGCCGGTAAGCAGCCGCGTCATCCCGAGGCCGATGACCATGCCCATGATGATGCGGATATGCGGAAAGGCCTGGTCGGGTGACGTTAGAGAGGGGTCCAAGTTCTGCGACTTTCTTCTTCAGGCACGACCGAAATCCCCCGGTATCGATCCGGAAGCATAGGCTAAAACGTCTCGACCTTCTCAGGATGCACGATCTCGATCGTGCGGGAGACGAGATACGGGGCGCTGGCATCGCGCCACGTGATGAGATGCGGCTGCTTGGAATGCGCCGTCAGCGCCTCACGGGTTTCCCAGCGCTCGACGAAAATCATCGTGTCGTCGTCCGTGATGCTGCCCAGCAGATCATAGGCGATGCAGCCATCCTCCTTGCGGGTCTCGGCGATGCAGGCCCTCGCGGGCGCGAGCAGATTGTCCCGCGAATCGGGCTTCAGCGTGAGCGTGGCGACGACGTAAATCATGAAGGTCCTCCCGTGAATCGACCACAGGCTAAAACAGAAAATACCGCTGCGCCATGGGAAGCACGGTCGCCGGTTCGCAGGTCAGCAATTCGCCGTCCGCGCGCACCTCGTAGGTCTCGGGGTCGACCTCGACATGCGGCATGGCGTCGTTGAGGATCATCGAGCGCTTGCCGATGCCGCCGCGCGTGTTCGACACCGCCACCATCGTCTTGTCGACGCCGAGTTTTGCCTGAAGACCGGCATCGAGCGCGGCTTGGCTGACGAAGGTGACCGAGGAATTCGTCATAGCCTTGCCGAATGCGCCGAACATCGGCCGCATATGGACCGGCTGGGGTGTCGGGATGGAGGCGTTGGGGTCGCCCATCGGTGCCGCCGCGATCATGCCGCCGATGAGGACCATGTCCGGTTTCACGCCGAAGAAGGCGGGGTTCCACAAAACGAGATCGGCGCGCTTGCCGACCTCGATCGAGCCGATCTCCTTCGACAGCCCATGCGCGATAGCCGGGTTGATCGTGTATTTCGCGATGTAGCGGCGGACGCGGACGTTGTCGTTGTCGCCGGTTTCCTGCGGAAGGCTCCCGCGCTGGCGTTTCATCTTGTCGGCGGTCTGCCATGTGCGGATGATGACCTCGCCGATGCGTCCCATGGCCTGGCTGTCGGACGAGATGATCGAGAACGCGCCCATGTCGTGCAGGATGTCTTCGGCTGCGATCGTCTCCTTGCGGATGCGGCTTTCGGCAAAGGCGATGTCTTCCGGGATCGACGGCGACAAATGATGGCAGACCATCAGCATGTCGAGATGCTCGGCGATCGTGTTGACCGTGTAGGGGCGCGTCGGATTGGTCGAGGACGGGATGACGTTCGGAAGCCCGCACACCTTGATGATGTCGGGCGCGTGCCCGCCGCCGGCACCTTCGGTGTGGAAGGCGTGGATCGTGCGATCCTTGAACGCTGCGACCGTGTTCTCGACGAACCCGCTCTCGTTCAGCGTGTCCGTATGGATCATCACCTGCACGTCGTATTCGTCGGCGACCGTGAGGCAGCAATCGATAGCGGCAGGCGTCGTCCCCCAGTCCTCGTGAAGCTTGAGCGCACAGGCGCCGCCGAGCACCATTTCTTCCAGTGCTGCCGGCAGCGACGCGTTGCCCTTGGCCGACAATCCTATGTTCATGGGGAAAGCGTCGAAGGACTGGATCATCCGGCCGATATGCCATGGCCCCGGCGTGCAGGTCGTTGCCAGCGTGCCGTGGGCGGGACCGGTGCCGCCGCCGAGCATGGTCGTCATCCCGGCCATCAGCGCCTCCTCGATCTGCTGCGGACAGATGAAATGGATATGCGCGTCGAAGCCGCCCGCGGTGAGGATCTTGCCCTCGCCGGCGATCGCCTCGGTTCCGGGGCCGACGATGATCGTCACTCCCGGCTGCGTATCGGGGTTGCCGGCCTTGCCGATGGCGTGGATACGACCGTCTCGCAAGCCGATATCGGCCTTGTAGATGCCTGTGTGGTCGACGATCAGGGCATTTGTGATGACGGTATCGACGGCGCCTTGCGCGCGCGAAACCTGACTTTGGCCCATGCCGTCGCGAATGACCTTGCCCCCGCCGAACTTCACCTCCTCGCCATAAGTGGTGAAATCCTTCTCCACCTCGATGAAGAGCTCGGTGTCGGCGAGGCGCACCTTGTCTCCCGTGGTCGGGCCGAACATTCGGGCGTAGGCGGTCCGCGAGATTCTGGCTGGCATCAGCTCATGTCCTGATTGATCGATGGATGGAACGAGCGCTTGAAGGCATGCGCCGCGCGGGTATCTGGCATGGGCACATTGCGGCCATGCAATGACCGCGAAATGACCACTGCCTGAATGAAACCGACCTGCCGTCCACGCATTGTGTGGGTGGCCGCCTCGACGCGGCACCTCCGAAATAAGGGACGAACCCGAACGGAACGAAAGGCAAGATCATGAAACGCATTATTGGCCTCACCACCGCCGCCCTGATGGGCGCCTCCATGATGGTTGCACCGGCCCTCGCCCAGACCGGCGACGGCGCAAGCGACCGCAACGTGCCTGCGCCGGGCATGAGCGAAAGCGCTCCGACGGCTCCCGGCACCGGTGGCACGGACACGATGAACGATGGCGCCGCTTCGACGATGCCGGATGTCGATACGAACACAACCGCAGCGATCGCTCCGACTTTCGACGGCGCTCTGACTGCGATCGATGGCAACTCCACCAGTGCGAAGTCCATCGAGACGATGACCGAAGTAAGCACGGTCAACATCATCAAGATCGATGAGCTGGAAGGCGCGGATGCTGCCGCCGTGGAGAGCGCCGTGTCGCAGAACGAAGAGGGTGTCAGCGAGCTGCGTTCCGCCATTGAGGCGAACACCGCTTTGAGCGGGCAGCTTGAGGCAGATGGCGTCGAGGCGTCTTCGGTCGTTGCTGCGCAGGTTGAAGCGGACGGCGCCGTCACCATCTACGTCATGTAGATTCGTCGCCCGTAACGGGTTATGTGGCGTGGGTTTCGACCTGCGCCACATTTCCGTGTTAGGAGACCGGCCTGACGCGAATGAGCCAGTCGATGCCCGTGAACGATTTGCCGATGGAGGAGTTGGGTGATCGTGGCTTCGATGAAACGGATGACCGACCCTGAGGGAAAGGGAGACTAACCTTTGTTCAATTCCATCGCGCGTGAAAACCCTGCCTGGCTGCACGCGACAGCTTTTGCCGCCTTCATGCTGATATCTGCGCCGAACGTCGCGACGACGCTTGCGCAAGGCCTCGATGCGGACGGTGCGATCGACACGATCGTGGGCTCCGACGTCACCACCGGTGAAGAAAACTCCGCCGCCGACGAAGGCCGGATTGTCGCGGCGATCGAAAACACGGCGGCCAACATTTCCGAGGTCCGCAAGAAATTCTCGCTCGATAAGGTCGAGATCGTCTTCCTGTCCGATCTTGGTGATGGGCAGACGCCGGTCGAGGCGAAGCTCGAGGAGCGCAAGGCCGACGTGACGGAACTGCAAAAGTCCATCGAGGGCAGTGCGATGTTCTATCACGCCGTCGATTCCCGTCAGATCCTTCTGCGCGACGTTGTTGCCCTGGAGTTCGACGATAACAACGGCGTCACGATTTTCGTGGCCGGCAGCGATCCTCAGCAGCCGAGCCCCGAATAACAGGCAAGGCTGGGAACGGGTGCGCGCGCGTCTTTCCCATGGCTTTGCAGTGGCGGCCATCCCTCAGAGCGATCCCATGACCTTCTGCTGGAAGCCGTAGACCGAACGCCGGCCCGAGAGCGGCACGAGCGTGACGTCCCGCTCCTGACCGGGCTCGAAGCGGACGGCTGTGCCGGCGGCGATATCGAGCCGCATGCCCCGGGCCTTGTCGCGGTCGAAGCGAAGGCCCTCATTCGTTTCATGGAAATGATAATGGCTGCCGACCTGTATCGGCCGGTCGCCGGTGTTGGCGACTTTCAGCGTGA is drawn from Mesorhizobium sp. CAU 1732 and contains these coding sequences:
- a CDS encoding putative quinol monooxygenase; amino-acid sequence: MIYVVATLTLKPDSRDNLLAPARACIAETRKEDGCIAYDLLGSITDDDTMIFVERWETREALTAHSKQPHLITWRDASAPYLVSRTIEIVHPEKVETF
- the ureC gene encoding urease subunit alpha, which gives rise to MPARISRTAYARMFGPTTGDKVRLADTELFIEVEKDFTTYGEEVKFGGGKVIRDGMGQSQVSRAQGAVDTVITNALIVDHTGIYKADIGLRDGRIHAIGKAGNPDTQPGVTIIVGPGTEAIAGEGKILTAGGFDAHIHFICPQQIEEALMAGMTTMLGGGTGPAHGTLATTCTPGPWHIGRMIQSFDAFPMNIGLSAKGNASLPAALEEMVLGGACALKLHEDWGTTPAAIDCCLTVADEYDVQVMIHTDTLNESGFVENTVAAFKDRTIHAFHTEGAGGGHAPDIIKVCGLPNVIPSSTNPTRPYTVNTIAEHLDMLMVCHHLSPSIPEDIAFAESRIRKETIAAEDILHDMGAFSIISSDSQAMGRIGEVIIRTWQTADKMKRQRGSLPQETGDNDNVRVRRYIAKYTINPAIAHGLSKEIGSIEVGKRADLVLWNPAFFGVKPDMVLIGGMIAAAPMGDPNASIPTPQPVHMRPMFGAFGKAMTNSSVTFVSQAALDAGLQAKLGVDKTMVAVSNTRGGIGKRSMILNDAMPHVEVDPETYEVRADGELLTCEPATVLPMAQRYFLF
- a CDS encoding urease subunit beta, producing MIPGEVITAAGEIELNAGASTVTLKVANTGDRPIQVGSHYHFHETNEGLRFDRDKARGMRLDIAAGTAVRFEPGQERDVTLVPLSGRRSVYGFQQKVMGSL